TCCTGAATAAAATCGGGACGATCTTTTACGGTCGTCCGGATTTGAATGTGCATGTCGAAAGCGTCTACGTGTCGACAAATACGACGATTCAGCACACGCTTCTCGCCCTCCAGCGCAGTTCCTCTGTGGTGCGCTATCTGATTGATGAATGTCGTATCGGGGAGGATCGTCTGAGTTCTCTCGGATTTGGCAGTGCGCGGTATTTACCTTTTCTTCCCGACACAAATAATGTTCAATCCGTGCTGCTTTCTGTTAATAAACAGCGCAGTGAATCACAATAGCAGACGGAATGACAGGATACAGGAGTTGAATTATGGCCAAAGATTTTGATGACGACATGTTTGATGACGAAGAGGGCGAAGTCGAGGGCGCAGAAACCGGCGGCAAGGGTTCAGGGAAAAAGGTCATTCTTTTTGTAGTGATCGGCGTCGTGCTTGTGGCGATTATTGTGGCGGTGGTGGTTTCGCTGTTGCTGAATAAGAATGCGGCCGCTCCTACCTCGCTGGAGGAAACCCTGAGCGAACAGGATCTGGAAATTATGGTTCAGGATAAGTACGGAAAGCCCTTAACCTATGATGCCGGTGATATCTATGTGAATGTCAGCGGAACCCGCAGTACCAGAGTGCTGAAGTTTCGCCCTTATCTGGAGGTCAAAGACCAGGGTACGCTGGACAACTTGAATAATGTGGAAACCCTGCGCCAGGTGATTCGTGACAAAATTATGTCTGTGGCTCGAACCATGAGCTTCGATGAACTGGAAGGGCCCAACGGTGCCGATATTCTCAAGTCGGAAATCCGGGGGAATATCAATCGTTCGCTTAAGAAGCGTATTGGCGGAGAGGTGATTACTGTCCATTTCAATGATTTCCTGATTCAGTAAATTCAGGTCATTTTATGGGATGAAGCAAGTCGGTGCCGTGGCATTCGGCTTGCTTTGTTTTTCATCATGGGAGCACACTATGGCCAGAGATTTTGATGATGATGTTTTTTTTGAAGCCGAGGATGAACAGGACGGTGATTCCGGTGAACAAAAGGATGGCGGCGGTCGCAGGGGGCTGCTGTTTCTTCTGATGCTGCTGCTTCTGGGCGTGATTGTGTTGGTGATTGTATTGGTTTTGTTCATAAGTAACCGATCTCAAAAGGATAAATTGCTCGCGAGTGCAAAAGAACGACTGAATCTGGTGGAGAATCTGGCCGAACCCGGCGCGGAACTGCTGCTCTTTGATGCCGGTGATATCTATGCCAATATTATGGGCGAGGGGATGACCCGGGTGCTGAAGGTGCGTCCCTATTTTGAGGTGAGCGAGCCCAAGTTGCTGAATTCTCTGTTCGCAGCCGAAATGAAGGCGGACGAAGAAGATGAAGCCGATAAACGGACGAATTTGTATATGCAGTTACGAGATGAAATTATGGATGTGATTCATAAAACAGATTACGAAGAACTGGTCAGTGCCAACGGCCCCGGTGTTCTAAAAGATCATCTGCGCACCGCCGTAAACCGCATGCTGCGGAATCGGATGGAAGGCGCGGTCATTACTATTTACTTCGACGAATATAACATACAGTAGCAGGCAGGATTACCATGGATAACACACTATCACAGGAAGAAGTCGATGCCCTCTTGCAGGCGGTGAAAAGCGGCGATATCGTCGAGGAAAGCCAGGCCTACAAGGAGGATATCGAACAGGTTAAGGTGATCTCCTATAACTTCCGAAAACCTCAGGTCATTTCCAGCGATCAGAATCGCGGTTTTCAGGTGATTCATGAGTCGTTTGCAAAAGGCCTGCAGAGCAGTCTGCTGACCAACCTTAAGGTGCCGCTGGAAGTGATGCCCGTGGCCATCGATTATCTGACGTATACCGAATTTATTATGTCGATCATGAGCCCGACGTTTATGGTGGTGCTTACCACTGAACCGTATATGGGCGAGCTACTTTTGGAAATCAATCTGCCTATCATGATCTGCATTATCGATATTCTGCTCGGCGGTGACGGCGGCGGAATGCCTGTGTCCCGAGAGCTGACGTCCATCGAAGAATGTATCGTCGGCTCGATTGTCGACTATACGCTGCGCGAACTGACCATGGCGTGGTCCGATACTGCCGATATCGCGTTCCACTTGCAGGCCGTGGAATATGACCCCGAATATGTGCGGGTGACCTCGTTGGAATCTTCCGTTCTGAGTGCGACCTTTGATCTGCGCATGGGCACAAAAACCGGCACCATGAATATCTGCTACCCTTTTGAAATGATTCAGCCCATTCTGGATCGCGTTACTGCTAAGATGACGGGCGGACGGGATCGCCGCGGCAAGCGAATGGGTACAAAAAATGAAATTCTTACCGCCATTCGTAATGTGCCCATTAATCTTGATGCCTCCATCGGCTCTTGCAGAATCACGGCCGACCAGCTGAGCAAACTCAAGGTGGGGGATGTGATTAAACTGGATAA
Above is a genomic segment from Spartobacteria bacterium containing:
- a CDS encoding flagellar basal body-associated FliL family protein, translated to MAKDFDDDMFDDEEGEVEGAETGGKGSGKKVILFVVIGVVLVAIIVAVVVSLLLNKNAAAPTSLEETLSEQDLEIMVQDKYGKPLTYDAGDIYVNVSGTRSTRVLKFRPYLEVKDQGTLDNLNNVETLRQVIRDKIMSVARTMSFDELEGPNGADILKSEIRGNINRSLKKRIGGEVITVHFNDFLIQ
- a CDS encoding flagellar basal body-associated FliL family protein, which produces MKQVGAVAFGLLCFSSWEHTMARDFDDDVFFEAEDEQDGDSGEQKDGGGRRGLLFLLMLLLLGVIVLVIVLVLFISNRSQKDKLLASAKERLNLVENLAEPGAELLLFDAGDIYANIMGEGMTRVLKVRPYFEVSEPKLLNSLFAAEMKADEEDEADKRTNLYMQLRDEIMDVIHKTDYEELVSANGPGVLKDHLRTAVNRMLRNRMEGAVITIYFDEYNIQ
- the fliM gene encoding flagellar motor switch protein FliM: MDNTLSQEEVDALLQAVKSGDIVEESQAYKEDIEQVKVISYNFRKPQVISSDQNRGFQVIHESFAKGLQSSLLTNLKVPLEVMPVAIDYLTYTEFIMSIMSPTFMVVLTTEPYMGELLLEINLPIMICIIDILLGGDGGGMPVSRELTSIEECIVGSIVDYTLRELTMAWSDTADIAFHLQAVEYDPEYVRVTSLESSVLSATFDLRMGTKTGTMNICYPFEMIQPILDRVTAKMTGGRDRRGKRMGTKNEILTAIRNVPINLDASIGSCRITADQLSKLKVGDVIKLDKRIDQLADVHIENKHAFRATLGTRRGKLAVRLVDRYSEDMEEGSLVMDLD